In Labrus bergylta chromosome 1, fLabBer1.1, whole genome shotgun sequence, one genomic interval encodes:
- the lap3 gene encoding cytosol aminopeptidase has protein sequence MYAEQMTMLLLRRAAHLRTNLRRSFSVSRTHLNERKGLVLGVFEKDGEGGSLHLTEAAAGFDQSLSGKLSELLEISGPTLKKGKSRVFYGIHKDFPCVAVVGLGKNNAGVCGAENWDTSKENIRHAVSAGCRVLQDLEVNHVEVDACGDAQSAAEGAALGLFQYDQLKSKKTTKVTTQLHGSADSASWGKGVIYAEGQNLARLLMEAPANHITPTAFANIIEEKLAPHAERVTINKRSQSWIQEQQMGAFLSVSKGSVEPPVFLELHYNGSPDSKQAPLLLVGKGITFDSGGISLKPSASMDAMRADMGGAATVCASIVTAAALKLPVNIIGLAPLCENMPSGNATKPGDVIIAKNGKTIQVDNTDAEGRLVLADALCYGHTFNPRAIVNVATLTGAMDVALGSAATGVFTNSDWLWEKLQKASVVTGDRVWRMPLFQHYTRQVTDCQLADLNNVGKYSRSGGACTAAAFLREFVTAPHWAHLDIAGVMSNQDEVPYLRKGMSGRPTRTLVEFSSGLAHSG, from the exons ATGTATGCTGAACAGATGACAATGCTTCTTTTGAGGAGAGCTGCGCACCTGCGGACAAACCTCCGCAGGTCATTTTCTGTCTCACGGACTCACCTGAACGAGAGAAAA ggtCTGGTGCTGGGAGTGTTTGAAAAAGATGGAGAAGGGGGAAGTCTACATCTGACAGAGGCAGCAGCTGGTTTTGACCAAAGTCTCTCTGGGAAACTTTCTGAACTGCTGGAAAT CTCTGGACCAACTCtcaaaaaaggcaaaagcaGAGTATTTTATGGAATTCACAAG GACTTTCCCTGTGTGGCAGTAGTTGGGCTAGGCAAGAACaatgcaggtgtgtgtggggCAGAGAACTGGGATACTAGCAAGGAGAATATCAGACATGCAGTTTCAG cTGGATGCCGGGTACTTCAGGACCTGGAGGTGAACCATGTGGAGGTAGATGCCTGCGGTGATGCCCAGTCTGCAGCAGAAGGAGCTGCTCTGGGTTTGTTTCAGTATGACCAACTCAAATCAAAGAAGACGACCAAAGTGACCACGCAGCTTCATGGAAG TGCTGACTCTGCAAGTTGGGGGAAAGGAGTCATATATGCAGAAGGACAGAACCTAGCAAGGCTGCTCATGGAGGCTCCAGCCAATCACATCACTCCTACGGCCTTTGCCAACATCATCGAAGAGAAACTTGCGCCACATGCCGAACGAGTAACAATTAATAAAAG atcaCAGAGTTGGATACAGGAGCAACAGATGGGAGCTTTTCTCAGCGTGTCTAAAGGCTCAGTGGAGCCCCCTGTCTTTCTGGAGCTGCATTACAACGGTTCGCCTGACAGCAAGCAGGCCCCACTGCTCTTAGTAGGAAAGGGCATCACCTTTGACAG tggTGGTATTTCTCTGAAGCCGTCTGCTTCTATGGATGCAATGAGAGCTGACATGGGCGGAGCTGCCACTGTGTGTGCGTCTATcgtcacagcagcagctctcaAATTGCCGGTCAACATTATCG GTCTGGCTCCGTTGTGTGAGAACATGCCAAGTGGAAACGCTACTAAACCAGGGGATGTTATCATAGCCAAAAATGGGAAAACAATCCAG GTTGATAATACAGACGCGGAGGGCAGACTCGTTCTCGCTGATGCACTGTGTTACGGACACACCTTCAACCCCAGAGCCATTGTCAATGTGGCCACACTCACAG GTGCGATGGATGTAGCTCTCGGCTCAGCAGCGACTGGAGTGTTTACAAACTCTGACTGGCTCTGGGAGAAGCTGCAAAAG gccaGTGTTGTGACAGGTGACAGGGTATGGAGGATGCCTCTCTTCCAGCACTACACCAGACAGGTAACTGACTGCCAGCTGGCCGACCTCAACAACGTCGGGAAGTACAGCCG CTCAGGGGGTGCGTGCACAGCAGCTGCTTTCCTGAGAGAGTTTGTCACAGCTCCTCACTGGGCTCATCTTGACATTGCTGGAGTGATGTCTAACCAAGATGAAGTTCCCTACCTGAGGAAAGGCATGTCTGGAAGACCGACGCGTACACTGGTGGAGTTTTCCTCCGGACTGGCCCACAGCGGCTGA